Sequence from the Aquipuribacter hungaricus genome:
ACCGCCGAGGGGGTCCACTACCGCGACCTGTACCCCGAGCCGCCGCCGCCCGGCATGGTCCCCAGCTGCGCCGAGGGTGGCGTCCTCGGCGTGCTGTGCGCGTCCATCGGCTCCGTCATGGTCAACGAGGCCGTCAAGCTGCTCACGGGGATCGGCGACACCCTGCTCGGCCGGCTGCTCGTGTTCGACGCCCTGGAGATGAGCTGGCGCGAGGTGAGGGTGCGCAAGGACCCGCACGGCGCCCCGGTCACCGGGCTCGTCGACTACGACGCGTTCTGCGGCGTGGTGTCCGAGGACGCCTCCGACGCCGTGCGCGGCTCGACCATCTCCGTCCTCGAGCTCAGGGACCGGCTGGAGGCCCGCGAGCGCGGCGAGGACGACTTCCTGCTCGTCGACGTCCGGGAGCCCGACGAGGCCGACATCGTCAGCATCCCCGGCGCGGTGCTGGTCCCCAAGGGCGAGTTCCTGTCGGGGGCGGCGCTGGAGCGGCTGCCCGCCGACCGGCCGGTCGTCCTGCACTGCAAGGCCGGCACCCGCTCGGCGGAGGTGCTGGCGGTCCTCAAGGGCGCCGGCTTCTCCGACGCCGTGCACGTGGGGGGCGGGGTGCTCGCCTGGGTCGACCAGGTCGAGCCCCACAAGGCCACGTACTGACGGGTCCGTCCGTGGCGCGCCGCCCCTCGGTGGCGCGCCGCCCGCCTAGGGGCGGGCCGTCCGGTCGGGCCGGGAGTCCGGGGGCCCGTACTGGCTGTCACCGGTGTGGATGCTGATCCCACCGACGGTGGTGGAGGCGGAGATGCTTCGCTCCGCGTCGTCGTCGTCGGGCAGGGACACCCCGACCTCGCCGACCGTCACGGACGTCCGCATGTCGTAGGCGGTGCCGTCGTCGGGGACGCCCACGTCGATCCCGCCCGTCGTGGCCGTGAGCCGGACCTCCCGCGGGGGCTCGACGAAGGACAGGGCGATGCCGCCCGTGGTGACGTCGACCCCGACGTCCTGGGACCGGGTGTCCTCCAGCAGCACCCCGCCGGCGGTGACGGACACGTCGACGTCGCCGGCCAGCCCGCTGCCGCGCAGGCCGCCGGTGACGATGTCCACCACGACGTCCAGGTCGGGGTCGACGACGAGGTCGTAGCCGACGTCGCAGCGGCGCGGCCAGCCGGTGTCCGGGCAGGTCGCGCGCAGGACGAGCTCGTCGCCGTCGCGGACGGTCGTCAGCTCGGCCTCCTGGAACGCGGTGGTCACCTCGGTCGACCCGCGGACCGTCCCGGCGGGGGCGTCCTCGGTCTCCAGGTTGACCCCGCCGGTGACGCCCTCGATGCGCAGCGTGCGCACGCCCGTCTCGTCGACCCGCTCGGTGACGTCCCGGGTCGACGCCTCGACGACCAGGCCGGCGACCGCTGCGCCGACGACGCCGAGCACCGTGAGCACGCCGAGCACCGCGAGGACCCCGGCCCACCACGGCACGGGCGGGCGGCTGCCGGGGGGCGGCGCGACCGCGGTGGCGCCGCCGGGCTGCTGGGGCGGCGGGCCGTCGGTGCCGCCGCCGGAGGGGACCTGCCCGTACGGGACCTGCCCGTACGGGGTCTGCCCGTACCGACTTTGCCCGTACGGGGTCTGCCCGTACGGCGCCTGCCCGTAGGGGGCCTGGCCGTACGGGGCGGGCGGCTGGACGGTCATGGTCGTCTCCGGTCTGGACGGGGCGGCGGGCGGCTCGGGCGGCTGTGCGGCTGGTCGGCGGTGCGGCGGGTCGCTGGTGCGGTGGTGCTGGCGTCGCGGGTGGGGCTGGTCAGTCGACGTGGTCGAGGTAGCGCAGGACCGCCAGGACGCGGCGGTGGTCGTCGCCCGCCGGGGGCAGGTCGAGCTTGGTGAACAGGTTCGACACGTGCTTCTCGACCGCGCCCTCGGTGACGAACAGGGCGGCCGCGATGCCGGAGTTGGAGCGGCCCTCGGCCATGAGCCGGAGCACGTCGTGCTCGCGCGGGGTGAGCGTGGACAGCGGGTCCTCGCGGCGGGCCCGCGCGAACAGCTGCGACACCACCTCCGGGTCCAGGGCGGTCCCGCCCGCGGCGACCCGCTGCATCGCCTCGAGGAAGTCGCCGACGTCCGCGACCCGGTCCTTGAGCAGGTAGCCGACGCCCTTGGCCCGCCCGGCGAGCAGCTCCGAGGCGTAGTTCTCCTCGACGTACTGGCTGAGCACGACCACGGCCACGTCCGGGTACTGCTGGCGGACGACGAGCGCCGCGCGGACGCCTTCGTCGGTGAACGTCGGCGGCATCCGGACGTCCGTGAGGACCATGTCCGGGGCGTGCTGGGCGACGGCGGCCAGGAAGGACTCGGCGTCCCCGGTCGCGGCCACGACGTCGAAGCCGTTCTCGGTGAGCAGCCGCACCAGGCCCTCCCGCAGCAGGACGCTGTCCTCGGCGAGCACCAGGCGGGGACGGCGGGGCTGCACCTGGCCCTCGGGCCCGTCCGCGGGGCGGTCCTGGGGGTGGCTCACGGGCTGGGTCGCGGGGTGGCTCACGGGGTCCCTCCGGTCGTCGTCATCGGTGCGGTCACGGCGGTGCCCGTGCTCGTGGAGCCCTGGCTCGTGGCGGCGGCAGGTGCCGCCGGGGGAGCGGCGCGGCCGGCGGACGGGCCGGCGGTGCCGGGCCCAGCCTGGGCGGGGGTGGTCCCCGCGGCCCCGGCCAGGGGCAGGCGGACGGTGAGCACGGTCGGCCCGCCCGGGGGCGAGGACACGAGGACCTCGCCGTCCACGGCACGGACCCGGTCGCGCAGGCCCGTCAGCCCCGTGCCCTGGCGCGGGTCGGCGCCGCCGTGCCCGTCGTCGGTGACGGTCGCCTCGAGCACCTCGCGGCCGTCGACGAGCCGGGTGGACACGTCGACCCGGGCCGACGCGGCACCGGAGTGCTTGGCGACGTTGGTGAGCGCCTCGGACACCGAGAAGTAGGCGATGGCCTCCAGCCGGGCCTGGGGGCGCGGGCCCGGGCGGACGTTGACCGACACGGGGACGGGCGAGCGGGCCGCGAGCGCGGACAGGGCGGCGTCGAGGCCGCGGTCGGTGAGGACCGGGGGGTGGATGCCGCGGGCCACGCGGCGCAGGTCGGCGACGGCCTCCTTGGCGGAGGAGTGCGCGCGGTCCAGCAGCTCCTCGACCCCGCCGGGGTCGGTGCGCAGCCGCTGCCGGGCCATGCCCAGGTCCATGGCGATAGCGACCAGTCGCTGCTGGGGCCCGTCGTGCAGGTCGCGCTCGATCCGGCGGCGCTCGGCCTCGACGGAGTCGATGGCCCGCTCCCGGGTCTCGGTGAGGGTGTCCACCCGGGCGCTGAGCTCGGCGACGCGGGCCGCGGGGTCGGAGCTGATGCTGAGCCGGGCCAGCGCCACGTCGACCCGGCCGAACAGCCAGGCGAGGAACGGCAGCACGAGCAGCAGGGCGACGCCGGCGACCGCGGCGGGCCACAGCAGCGCCTCCGGCACGGCGAGGCCGGCGACGACGGTCCCCT
This genomic interval carries:
- the moeZ gene encoding adenylyltransferase/sulfurtransferase MoeZ; the protein is MSLPPLVEPAEALTVDEVRRFSRHIIIPDVGMVGQRRLKNARVLVVGAGGLGSPALLYLAAAGVGTLGIVDFDVVDESNLQRQVIHGQSDVGRPKAQSARDSVLEVNPGVQVRLHEQRLDSSNALEVLGGYDLVLDGTDNFATRYLVNDACVLLGIPYVWGSIYRFEGQVSVFWADPPAGPDGTTAEGVHYRDLYPEPPPPGMVPSCAEGGVLGVLCASIGSVMVNEAVKLLTGIGDTLLGRLLVFDALEMSWREVRVRKDPHGAPVTGLVDYDAFCGVVSEDASDAVRGSTISVLELRDRLEARERGEDDFLLVDVREPDEADIVSIPGAVLVPKGEFLSGAALERLPADRPVVLHCKAGTRSAEVLAVLKGAGFSDAVHVGGGVLAWVDQVEPHKATY
- a CDS encoding sensor histidine kinase — its product is MTTAPPAEPGRRRRALASTWLRGWGALVHLVLDLLLAGVFLAVVLSVVGTALTGALLVGLPFLAVMLAVAFCMVGAERWRIAVFLGTWVPPMERRPRHLPAWRRVLLDPRPWRALLYLTLVSLWGLTGGLLVTGLLLLGVVALFAPALPEGTVVAGLAVPEALLWPAAVAGVALLLVLPFLAWLFGRVDVALARLSISSDPAARVAELSARVDTLTETRERAIDSVEAERRRIERDLHDGPQQRLVAIAMDLGMARQRLRTDPGGVEELLDRAHSSAKEAVADLRRVARGIHPPVLTDRGLDAALSALAARSPVPVSVNVRPGPRPQARLEAIAYFSVSEALTNVAKHSGAASARVDVSTRLVDGREVLEATVTDDGHGGADPRQGTGLTGLRDRVRAVDGEVLVSSPPGGPTVLTVRLPLAGAAGTTPAQAGPGTAGPSAGRAAPPAAPAAATSQGSTSTGTAVTAPMTTTGGTP
- a CDS encoding response regulator, with translation MQPRRPRLVLAEDSVLLREGLVRLLTENGFDVVAATGDAESFLAAVAQHAPDMVLTDVRMPPTFTDEGVRAALVVRQQYPDVAVVVLSQYVEENYASELLAGRAKGVGYLLKDRVADVGDFLEAMQRVAAGGTALDPEVVSQLFARARREDPLSTLTPREHDVLRLMAEGRSNSGIAAALFVTEGAVEKHVSNLFTKLDLPPAGDDHRRVLAVLRYLDHVD